In Hemicordylus capensis ecotype Gifberg chromosome 4, rHemCap1.1.pri, whole genome shotgun sequence, the genomic window aagccttgctggatctatTTTCATAGTTACAATAGGTTATACATGTCAGTTCTAGCATGTCAGCCTGGTTAAGCACTTGAGTAATATTACAAGTGTTTAGGGTATTTTGCATGTTAGTAATTTATCCAACATTTGTCTTTTCAGGTTGCATCTTATGCCAGAAGGAAAACACAATTTACACTTGCGCTTTGCAGAAGAGTTTAACAGAGTGGCGAAAGAGTTTCTTCTATAGGATGTGAAGCCTATGAAAGTTATAGTATTTTTGTACTTGTTGCTTGGCCCTTCCCAGTCACTGGCTTGGTAGGGCCAGTTTTATGTGTTCATGGTGGAAGAGGCAATTTGCAGGTTTTCATTTGTTGTCATCCAAGGTAATATGTAGTTTTCCCATGAAGACAGTTTCACTACAAAGTTGCCCTAGTTTCCTATTTTGACTACATTAAGATTAAAGTCTGCCATTGGCTAATCAGGACTGTTTTATTTAAGCAACATGTTTAAGGAATGTTAAGGCAGCAACATGGATTTCAATATATGCTGCATGCCAAGTTCAACTTTGAAGAAAACACAAACCAAAGCCATTATTCAGAACACATGCCTTTATATAGAGTCCAACATTAAACACAACAAAAGTCATTGGAATAAGTTTGATTTCATGACTGTTACAGAGAACTGATGAGTTTGCACAATGCACAAAGAATGCCAACACACTGCCACAGAAAGCATGCTTCATCACCGCTACTGGAATCCATGCCTGTTCTGTTAACATCCTGTTTGCCACCACATCCCAATCCTTGCATCAATATTTTTTTCCATCCTTTTAAAGGAAGAAGGTGCAACTTGAACTAGTTTCAGTTATACCGTGAAGAACACTGGCAGGCATGATTTTGAACACAAAAGGTTTCTAGAAATATATCCCAGCTACTGGAGTGAAAAAGATAAAGCTCCCTCCCCTACCCCCACATAACCCAGTGGTCCCTTTTATCAGATGAAGTCCCAAATCTATACAAAAAGGTCATCTGTCTGAAGAGGTGCTCCTGAAAACTTGTAAGACAAGTTCTCATTCTGCAAGTGTGAATGAAATATATGCATCCTGTTTAAGAAACCTAATTGAAGAGATACTGAATGAAAGAGAAATGTATTCAACACAAAATTGCAGACAGCATTTCTACACAGAGCATCATCAGAACACAAGGGGAAGAAACCAAAATTAAATATCTTGTATGATTCTATAAAGCACCATCCGTATTTGTCAAGAATCAATTTTAAGAGGGGGCAGTTCTCTGTGAACCACCAACAAAGGAACAAAAGTGAGTATGTCTAGGTTTCTTtgccttttgattgattgataagtgctgttaagtcggtgttgactcttagcgaccacatagataaattctctccaggatgatctgtgttCCTGAGATAATTCAATCGCTTATCCCATTTCTCTACAGAGAACCTGATAGTCATTTTATTCAGATAAACTATTAAGACTCTTCCCCCAGCAACAAAGCTTTCAGTGCTGCAGCACAGAATTATGATTGGATTGACAATTAAGTTCAGTACCAGTAAGGCTAAAGAAGCTTCCATTGCATTGACACAAATGTAACTTTATTCTTTAAGTTAAAATTTGCCATTCAGCTTTGAAGGCCACCACTACTTTGTGTCAAAAGACAGCTTTATATCACTCTGTTCTTATACACATTTACCTGGAAAGCTCCTTCCCAaaacttttaaactgttttgccAATAAAATATTTCTAAAGATTTAAAGGTTACATAGAGTAGAGGTCACAAGACTGCCAGAGGCAACAGTGAAAAGCACCAAGTAAAACCAAAGCATGCATCCATTTAAATGATCTGATTTCTCCCTAAACACCTGCCCAATTGCACTAAGCTTACTTAAGCCTcatcctcctctccttcctcttcaaATTCCCCTTGCTCATCTGCAGTAGCATCTTGATATTGCTGGTATTCGGACACCAGGTCATTCATATTGCTCTCTGCTTCTGTGAACTCCATTTCATCCATGCCCTCGCCCGTATACCAGTGCAAGAAGGCCTTTCGCCGGAACATGGCTGTGAACTGCTCGGAGATTCTCTTGAACAGCTCTTGGATGGCAGTGCTGTTGCCAATGAAGGTGGCAGACATTTTGAGGCCCCGCGGAGGAATGTCACAAACCGCCGTCTTCACATTATTGGGGATCCATTCCACAAAGTAGCTGCTGTTCTTGTTCTGGACATTGAGCATCTGCTCATCCACCTCCTTCATGGACATTCTGCCCCGGAAAATGGCGGCCACAGTCAGGTAGCGGCCATGGCGTGGGTCACAGGCTGCCATCATGTTTTTAGAATCAAACATCTGTTGGGTTAGCTCTGGCACTGTCAGGGCACGGTACTGCTGGCTACCCCGGCTAGTTAGAGGGGCGAACCCCGGCATGAAGAAGTGCAAGCGGGGGAAAGGCACCATGTTGACCGCCAGCTTGCGAAGGTCAGCATTCAGTTGGCCAGGGAACCGGAGGCAGGTCGTCACCCCGCTCATGGTGGCGGAGACCAAGTGGTTGAGGTCCCCGTAGGTCGGAGTTGTGAGTTTCAGTGTGCGGAAGCAGATGTCATACAACGCCTCATTGTCAATACAGTAGGTTTCATCTGTAT contains:
- the LOC128322379 gene encoding tubulin beta-1 chain gives rise to the protein MREIVHIQAGQCGNQIGAKFWEVISDEHGIDPTGSYHGDSDLQLERINVYYNEAAGNKYVPRAILVDLEPGTMDSVRSGPFGQIFRPDNFVFGQSGAGNNWAKGHYTEGAELVDSVLDVVRKESESCDCLQGFQLTHSLGGGTGSGMGTLLISKIREEYPDRIMNTFSVMPSPKVSDTVVEPYNATLSVHQLVENTDETYCIDNEALYDICFRTLKLTTPTYGDLNHLVSATMSGVTTCLRFPGQLNADLRKLAVNMVPFPRLHFFMPGFAPLTSRGSQQYRALTVPELTQQMFDSKNMMAACDPRHGRYLTVAAIFRGRMSMKEVDEQMLNVQNKNSSYFVEWIPNNVKTAVCDIPPRGLKMSATFIGNSTAIQELFKRISEQFTAMFRRKAFLHWYTGEGMDEMEFTEAESNMNDLVSEYQQYQDATADEQGEFEEEGEEDEA